One stretch of Muribaculum intestinale DNA includes these proteins:
- the rpoC gene encoding DNA-directed RNA polymerase subunit beta': MAFRKDNKTKTGFSKISIGLASPEEILEKSSGEVLKPETINYRTYKPERDGLFCEKIFGPVKDYECHCGKYKRIRYKGIVCDRCGVMVTEKKVRRERMGHIKLVVPVAHIWYFRSLPNKIGYLLGLPSKKLDAVIYYERYVVIQPGAAEGVDKLDLLTEEEYFDIIDRLPEGNDRLEDTDPNKFIAKMGAEAVYDLLTRIDLDSLSYELRHRANTDGSQQRKTEALKRLQIVESFRASRHRNKPEWMILQAVPVIPPELRPLVPLDGGRFATSDLNDLYRRVIIRNNRLKRLIEIKAPEVILRNEKRMLQEAVDSLLDNSRKSSAVKTDANRPLKSLSDSLKGKQGRFRQNLLGKRVDYSARSVIVVGPELKMHECGLPKNMAAELYKPFVIRKLIERGIVKTVKSAKKIVDRKEPVVWDILEHVMKGHPVLLNRAPTLHRLGIQAFQPKMIEGKAIQLHPLACTAFNADFDGDQMAVHLPLGNEAVLEAQMLMLGAHNILNPANGAPITVPSQDMVLGLYYITKLRPGAQGEGHKFYGPEEALIAYNEGRISLHAPISVVVDDIDEQGNPIQHLVDNTSVGRVIFNQSVPKEIGYVNKIISKKSLRDIIGDVISTCGVTRSAQFLDDIKNLGYYMAFRGGLSFNLGDVLIPPEKEQLVAEGNEQVQEVLNNYAMGFITNNERYNQIIDIWTHVNSRLTDILMKQMTAANQGFNSVFMMLDSGARGSKDQIRQLAGMRGLMAKPQKAGAEGGQIIENPILANFKEGLSVLEYFISTHGARKGLADTALKTADAGYLTRRLVDVAHDVIIHEEDCGTLRGLVCKEIKNNEEVVASLGERILGRVSVHDVFDPISGELIVASGDEIDDIAAKRINESPIESVEIRSVLTCESKKGVCAKCYGRDLSKNRLVQKGEAVGVIAAQSIGEPGTQLTLRTFHVGGVASNIAAISTITSRYEGVLEIDELRTVQTEEKDANGRPVEVVIGRLAEMRIVDPNTKMMLTSANIPYGSKLYFDNGATLKKGDVICEWDPFNAVIISEVGGKIHFENLIENVTYRVDYDEQTNLEDRIIIESKDRTRVPEAQILDKNGQILKTYALPVGAHVMELKEGDDIKVGDVLVKIPRSAGNAGDITGGLPRVTELFEARNPSNPAIVSEIDGEVKFGKLKRGNREISVTSKLGETKKYLVPLSKQILVQENDYVRAGTPLSDGATTPADILNIMGPTAVQEYIVNEVQDVYRMQGVKINDKHFEVIVRQMMRKVNILDPGDTCFLEQQIVDKREFMEENDRIWGKKVVVDAGDSDSVQPGQIITARKLRDENSALKRRDLKIITVRDAVPATSEQILQGITRAALQTSSFMSAASFQETTKVLNEAAINGKTDTLEGMKENVICGHLIPAGTGLREYNSLIVAGKDDIEAVIEKPEIINVEAVETKAL; the protein is encoded by the coding sequence ATGGCTTTTAGAAAAGACAACAAGACAAAGACCGGTTTCTCCAAAATCTCCATCGGGCTCGCTTCGCCCGAGGAGATTCTCGAGAAGTCGAGCGGAGAGGTCCTCAAGCCTGAAACCATCAACTACCGCACATACAAGCCCGAACGCGACGGCCTCTTCTGCGAGAAGATATTTGGCCCCGTAAAGGACTACGAGTGCCATTGCGGAAAGTACAAACGCATCCGCTACAAAGGCATCGTATGCGACCGATGCGGTGTAATGGTGACCGAAAAGAAGGTACGCCGCGAGCGCATGGGCCATATCAAGCTGGTAGTGCCCGTGGCTCACATCTGGTATTTCCGCTCTTTGCCTAACAAAATAGGATACCTGCTTGGACTTCCCTCCAAGAAGCTCGACGCAGTTATCTACTACGAGCGCTACGTCGTGATACAGCCCGGAGCAGCCGAAGGCGTCGACAAACTCGATCTTCTCACCGAAGAGGAATACTTCGACATCATCGACCGTCTCCCCGAAGGCAACGACCGTCTCGAGGACACCGACCCCAACAAGTTCATCGCAAAGATGGGCGCCGAGGCTGTCTACGACCTTCTCACACGTATCGACCTCGACTCTCTATCCTACGAACTGCGCCACCGTGCCAACACCGACGGCTCGCAGCAGCGCAAGACCGAGGCCCTCAAGCGCCTCCAGATTGTAGAATCATTCCGTGCTTCGCGCCACCGCAACAAGCCCGAGTGGATGATACTCCAGGCTGTGCCTGTAATTCCCCCCGAACTCCGCCCCCTCGTTCCCCTCGACGGCGGACGCTTCGCAACATCCGACCTCAACGACCTCTACCGTCGCGTAATCATACGTAACAACCGTCTGAAGCGCCTTATCGAAATCAAGGCTCCCGAGGTGATTCTCCGCAACGAGAAGCGTATGCTCCAGGAGGCCGTCGACTCTCTGCTCGACAACTCACGCAAGTCATCGGCTGTAAAGACCGACGCAAACCGTCCCCTCAAGTCGCTCTCCGACTCCCTTAAAGGAAAGCAGGGACGCTTCCGTCAGAACCTTCTCGGTAAACGTGTCGACTACTCCGCACGTTCGGTTATCGTCGTAGGCCCCGAGCTCAAGATGCACGAGTGCGGCCTGCCAAAGAACATGGCAGCCGAGCTCTACAAGCCCTTCGTAATCCGCAAGCTCATCGAGCGCGGCATCGTCAAGACCGTGAAATCGGCCAAGAAGATTGTCGACCGCAAGGAACCTGTCGTATGGGACATCCTCGAGCACGTGATGAAAGGCCACCCCGTGCTCCTCAACCGAGCCCCGACACTTCACCGTCTCGGTATCCAGGCATTCCAGCCCAAGATGATTGAAGGCAAGGCTATCCAGCTCCACCCACTTGCATGTACGGCATTCAACGCCGACTTCGACGGTGACCAGATGGCCGTACACCTTCCCCTCGGCAACGAGGCCGTGCTCGAAGCCCAGATGCTCATGCTCGGCGCCCACAACATCCTCAACCCCGCCAACGGTGCTCCTATTACCGTGCCTTCACAGGACATGGTACTCGGACTCTACTATATCACCAAACTCCGCCCCGGTGCACAGGGAGAAGGCCACAAGTTCTACGGCCCCGAAGAGGCGCTCATCGCCTACAACGAAGGCCGCATATCGCTCCACGCCCCCATCTCGGTAGTTGTGGACGATATCGACGAACAGGGCAACCCCATCCAGCACCTTGTCGATAACACCTCCGTAGGCCGCGTCATCTTCAACCAGAGCGTGCCCAAGGAAATCGGTTATGTCAACAAGATTATCTCCAAGAAGTCGCTCCGCGACATCATCGGCGATGTAATCAGCACATGCGGTGTGACACGTTCAGCCCAGTTCCTCGACGACATCAAGAACCTCGGCTACTACATGGCATTCCGCGGTGGTCTGTCGTTCAACCTCGGCGACGTGCTCATTCCACCGGAAAAAGAGCAGCTCGTGGCCGAAGGAAACGAGCAGGTGCAGGAAGTCCTCAACAACTATGCAATGGGCTTCATCACCAACAACGAACGTTACAACCAGATTATCGATATCTGGACACACGTCAACTCCCGTCTTACCGACATCCTCATGAAGCAGATGACTGCCGCCAACCAGGGCTTCAACTCTGTATTCATGATGCTCGACTCTGGTGCCCGTGGTTCGAAAGACCAGATTCGTCAGCTCGCCGGCATGCGTGGTCTTATGGCCAAGCCCCAGAAAGCCGGTGCCGAAGGCGGCCAGATTATCGAGAACCCGATTCTTGCCAACTTCAAGGAGGGTCTCTCGGTGCTCGAATACTTCATCTCTACCCACGGTGCCCGAAAGGGTCTTGCCGACACCGCCCTCAAGACCGCCGACGCGGGTTACCTTACCCGCCGTCTGGTCGACGTCGCCCACGACGTGATTATTCACGAAGAGGACTGCGGCACACTGCGCGGTCTCGTATGTAAGGAGATTAAAAACAATGAAGAGGTTGTGGCATCGCTCGGCGAGCGTATCCTCGGCCGCGTATCGGTACACGACGTATTCGACCCCATCTCCGGAGAACTCATCGTAGCCTCAGGCGACGAAATCGACGACATTGCCGCCAAGCGCATCAACGAGTCACCCATCGAATCGGTTGAAATCCGATCGGTACTCACCTGCGAGTCCAAGAAGGGCGTATGCGCCAAATGCTACGGCCGCGACCTCTCCAAGAACCGTCTCGTGCAGAAAGGCGAGGCTGTCGGAGTCATCGCCGCACAGTCAATCGGCGAGCCCGGTACACAGCTTACCCTCCGTACATTCCACGTCGGTGGTGTGGCCTCAAACATCGCTGCCATCTCCACCATCACCTCTCGCTACGAAGGTGTGCTCGAAATCGATGAGCTCCGCACCGTACAGACCGAGGAGAAGGATGCCAACGGACGCCCCGTGGAAGTCGTAATCGGACGTCTCGCCGAAATGCGCATCGTCGACCCCAACACAAAGATGATGCTCACCTCGGCCAACATCCCCTACGGCTCGAAACTCTACTTCGACAATGGCGCCACCCTCAAGAAGGGCGACGTAATTTGCGAATGGGACCCCTTCAACGCCGTTATCATCTCGGAAGTAGGCGGCAAAATCCACTTCGAAAACCTCATCGAGAACGTCACATACCGCGTCGACTACGACGAGCAGACCAATCTTGAGGACCGTATCATCATCGAGTCGAAAGACCGCACACGCGTGCCCGAGGCTCAGATTCTCGACAAAAACGGCCAGATACTCAAGACCTACGCTCTCCCTGTGGGCGCCCACGTAATGGAACTCAAGGAAGGCGACGACATAAAGGTCGGCGACGTCCTCGTCAAGATACCCCGCTCGGCCGGCAACGCCGGTGACATCACCGGTGGTCTCCCCCGTGTCACCGAGCTCTTCGAGGCCCGCAACCCGTCAAACCCCGCCATCGTATCGGAAATCGACGGAGAGGTCAAGTTCGGCAAGCTCAAGAGAGGTAACCGCGAGATATCAGTCACCTCCAAGCTTGGCGAGACAAAGAAATACCTCGTGCCTCTGTCAAAACAGATTCTTGTGCAGGAGAACGACTACGTGCGTGCCGGCACACCTCTGTCCGACGGCGCCACAACTCCCGCCGACATCCTCAACATCATGGGCCCGACAGCCGTACAGGAGTACATCGTCAATGAGGTGCAGGATGTATACCGCATGCAGGGTGTGAAGATCAACGACAAGCACTTCGAAGTCATCGTACGCCAGATGATGCGCAAAGTCAACATCCTCGACCCGGGCGACACATGCTTCCTCGAACAGCAGATTGTCGACAAGCGCGAGTTCATGGAAGAGAACGACCGCATCTGGGGCAAGAAAGTAGTAGTCGACGCCGGCGACAGCGACAGCGTGCAGCCGGGTCAGATTATTACCGCACGCAAACTCCGCGACGAGAACTCGGCACTCAAACGCCGCGACCTCAAGATAATCACCGTACGCGACGCCGTGCCCGCTACCTCCGAGCAGATACTCCAGGGTATCACACGCGCTGCCCTTCAGACATCGAGCTTCATGTCGGCCGCCTCATTCCAGGAGACCACAAAGGTGCTCAACGAGGCTGCCATCAACGGCAAGACCGATACCCTCGAAGGCATGAAGGAAAACGTAATCTGCGGACACCTAATCCCCGCCGGTACAGGTCTGCGCGAGTACAACTCGCTCATCGTTGCCGGTAAAGACGACATCGAGGCCGTAATCGAAAAGCCCGAGATTATCAATGTCGAGGCTGTCGAGACAAAAGCCCTCTAA
- the rpoB gene encoding DNA-directed RNA polymerase subunit beta, whose product MSVTATKPRINFTSVKNPLPYPDFLEVQLKSFQDFLQLDTPPEKRKNEGLYKVFAENFPIVDTRNNYVLEFLDYYIDPPRYTIAECLERGLTYSVPLKAKLKLYCTDPDHEDFEPKIQDVYLGPIPYMTAQGTFVINGAERVVVSQLHRSPGVFFGQSTHANGTKLYSARIIPFRGSWIEFATDINNVMYAYIDRKKKLPVTTLLRAIGLESDKDIIEIFGLAEEIKVNKTNLKKAIGRKLAARVVKKWVEDFVDEDTGEISSIERTEVVVERESVLEDEMIQDIIDAGAQTVLLHKEDASASDYSIIFNTLQKDTSNSEKEAIQYIYRQLRNAEAPDDASAREVITNLFFSEKRYDLGEVGRYRINKKLGLGTSMDVKVLTKEDIIAIIKYLIELINSKTDVDDIDHLSNRRVRTVGEQLYNQFGVGLARMSRTIRERMNVRDNEDFTPIDLINAKTISSVINTFFGTNALSQFMDQTNPLAEITHKRRMSALGPGGLSRERAGFEVRDVHYTHYGRLCPIETPEGPNIGLISSLCVYAKINDLGFIETPYREVKDSKVNVNNDEVVYLTAEMEEGKIIAQGNAPITITGDFERERVKARQDADFPIVAPAEVDLMDVSPTQIASIAASLIPFLEHDDANRALMGSNMMRQAVPLLRSEAPIVGTGLEGQLISDSRTQIMAEGDGVIEFVDAKTIRIRYDRTEDEEFVAFEDAVKEYNIPKFRKTNQSTTIDLRPICTKGQRVVPGQILTEGYSTENGELALGRNLKVAFMPWKGYNYEDAIVLNERMVREDILTSVHVDEYSLEVRETKRGMEELTSDIPNVSEDATKDLDERGIIRVGAHVAPGDIMIGKITPKGESDPTPEEKLLRAIFGDKAGDVKDASLKATPSLKGVVIGTNLFQRATKKKSKSANAQLPKLDEEYEKRQAELRDILVNKLLILTEGKTSNGVKDFLGADIVAKGAKFTAGALKDINYDTVNLSKWTADAHKNDLIRATISNYIRKSKEIDAELRRRKFDISIGDELPSGIMQMAKVYIAKKRKISVGDKMAGRHGNKGIVSRIVRQEDMPFLADGTPVDICLNPLGVPSRMNLGQIFETVLGWAGRELGEKFATPIFDGASLDDLNDWTDKAGIPRYGKTYLYDGGTGERFDQPATVGIIYMLKLGHMVEDKMHARSIGPYSLITQQPLGGKAQFGGQRFGEMEVWALEAFGASHILQEILTIKSDDVNGRSKAYESIVKGDPMPTPGIPESLNVLLHELRGLGLSINLEQ is encoded by the coding sequence ATGTCTGTTACCGCAACTAAACCCCGTATCAATTTCACATCGGTAAAGAATCCTCTTCCTTACCCCGATTTCCTGGAGGTGCAGCTAAAATCGTTTCAGGACTTCCTGCAACTCGACACTCCCCCGGAAAAGCGCAAAAATGAGGGTCTATACAAAGTTTTTGCCGAGAACTTCCCAATCGTGGATACCCGCAACAACTATGTGCTGGAATTTCTCGATTATTATATCGATCCGCCCAGATACACCATCGCTGAATGTCTGGAACGCGGACTGACCTACTCTGTACCCCTCAAAGCCAAGCTAAAACTATACTGTACCGACCCGGATCACGAGGATTTTGAACCCAAAATCCAGGACGTTTATCTCGGCCCGATTCCCTATATGACCGCACAGGGAACATTTGTGATCAACGGTGCCGAACGCGTTGTGGTATCACAGCTTCACCGTTCGCCCGGCGTGTTCTTCGGTCAGAGCACCCACGCCAACGGTACAAAGCTCTACTCCGCCCGTATCATCCCGTTCCGTGGCAGCTGGATTGAGTTCGCCACCGACATCAACAACGTGATGTACGCCTACATCGACCGCAAGAAGAAGCTCCCCGTGACCACACTTCTCCGTGCGATTGGCCTTGAGAGCGACAAAGACATTATTGAGATTTTTGGCCTCGCCGAAGAGATTAAGGTCAACAAGACCAACCTCAAGAAAGCAATCGGCCGCAAGCTGGCTGCCCGCGTCGTAAAGAAGTGGGTAGAGGATTTCGTCGACGAAGATACCGGCGAAATCAGCTCGATTGAGCGTACTGAAGTAGTTGTAGAGCGCGAGTCAGTGCTGGAAGACGAGATGATACAGGATATCATCGACGCCGGCGCGCAGACCGTCCTGCTCCACAAAGAGGATGCTTCGGCCAGCGACTACTCCATCATATTCAACACTCTCCAGAAAGATACATCCAACTCTGAGAAGGAGGCCATACAATATATATACCGACAGCTGCGCAATGCAGAGGCTCCCGACGATGCTTCGGCACGCGAGGTGATAACCAACCTCTTCTTCTCCGAAAAGCGCTACGACCTCGGAGAAGTAGGCCGCTACCGCATCAACAAGAAACTCGGTCTGGGCACATCGATGGACGTGAAGGTTCTTACAAAAGAGGACATTATCGCAATCATCAAGTACCTGATCGAGCTTATAAACTCAAAGACCGATGTCGATGATATCGACCACCTCAGCAACCGTCGTGTACGCACCGTAGGCGAACAGCTCTACAACCAGTTCGGCGTAGGCCTCGCACGCATGTCGCGTACCATCCGCGAACGCATGAACGTGCGCGACAACGAGGACTTCACTCCCATCGATCTTATCAACGCCAAGACCATATCATCGGTAATCAACACCTTCTTCGGCACCAACGCGTTGTCGCAGTTCATGGACCAGACCAACCCCCTGGCTGAGATTACCCACAAGCGCCGTATGTCGGCCCTCGGCCCCGGCGGTCTGTCGCGCGAGCGTGCAGGCTTCGAGGTGCGAGACGTACACTACACCCACTACGGCCGTCTATGTCCGATTGAGACCCCTGAAGGCCCCAACATCGGTCTGATATCCTCGCTCTGCGTATACGCCAAAATCAACGACCTCGGATTCATCGAGACCCCCTACCGCGAGGTTAAGGATAGCAAGGTCAACGTAAACAACGACGAGGTGGTATACCTCACCGCCGAAATGGAGGAAGGCAAGATTATTGCTCAGGGCAACGCACCCATCACCATCACCGGCGACTTCGAGCGCGAGCGCGTCAAAGCCCGTCAGGACGCCGACTTCCCTATCGTCGCACCTGCCGAAGTCGACCTCATGGACGTGTCGCCGACTCAGATTGCTTCAATCGCGGCATCGCTCATCCCCTTCCTCGAACACGACGACGCCAACCGCGCACTCATGGGTTCAAACATGATGCGCCAGGCCGTGCCTCTGCTCCGCAGCGAGGCTCCCATCGTGGGCACCGGCCTGGAAGGACAGCTCATCAGCGACTCACGCACACAGATTATGGCCGAAGGCGACGGTGTAATCGAATTTGTCGATGCAAAGACAATCCGCATCCGCTACGACCGCACTGAGGACGAGGAGTTTGTGGCATTTGAAGATGCTGTGAAAGAATACAACATCCCCAAGTTCCGCAAGACCAACCAGAGCACAACCATCGACCTGCGCCCGATATGCACAAAAGGCCAGCGCGTAGTGCCGGGCCAGATTCTCACCGAAGGTTATTCGACCGAAAACGGCGAACTCGCTCTCGGACGCAACCTCAAGGTGGCATTCATGCCCTGGAAAGGATACAACTATGAGGATGCCATCGTGCTCAACGAACGCATGGTACGCGAGGACATCCTCACATCGGTCCACGTCGACGAGTACTCCCTCGAAGTACGCGAGACCAAGCGCGGTATGGAAGAGCTTACCTCCGACATACCCAACGTCAGCGAAGACGCCACCAAGGACCTCGACGAACGCGGTATCATCCGTGTGGGCGCACACGTGGCCCCCGGCGATATCATGATTGGTAAGATTACCCCCAAGGGCGAATCTGACCCCACTCCGGAGGAAAAACTCCTCCGCGCCATCTTCGGCGACAAAGCCGGCGACGTCAAGGACGCATCGCTTAAGGCCACTCCATCGCTCAAGGGTGTCGTCATCGGCACAAACCTGTTCCAGCGCGCCACAAAGAAGAAATCAAAGAGCGCCAACGCCCAGCTCCCCAAACTCGACGAAGAGTATGAGAAGCGTCAGGCCGAGCTCCGCGATATTCTAGTAAACAAGCTCCTTATCCTCACTGAAGGAAAAACCTCCAACGGTGTCAAAGACTTCCTCGGAGCCGACATCGTGGCCAAAGGAGCCAAATTTACCGCCGGCGCACTCAAGGACATCAACTACGACACTGTAAACCTCTCGAAATGGACTGCCGACGCTCATAAGAACGACCTAATCCGCGCTACCATTTCCAACTATATCCGCAAGTCGAAAGAAATCGACGCAGAACTCCGCCGCAGAAAATTCGACATATCAATCGGCGACGAACTTCCCTCGGGCATCATGCAGATGGCCAAGGTATACATCGCCAAGAAGCGCAAAATCAGCGTAGGCGACAAAATGGCCGGACGTCACGGTAACAAAGGTATCGTGTCGCGCATCGTGCGCCAGGAAGACATGCCCTTCCTCGCCGACGGTACTCCGGTCGACATCTGCCTCAACCCGCTGGGTGTGCCATCCCGTATGAACCTCGGACAGATTTTCGAGACCGTACTCGGATGGGCCGGACGCGAACTCGGCGAGAAATTCGCCACCCCGATTTTCGACGGCGCCTCGCTCGACGACCTCAACGACTGGACCGATAAGGCAGGCATACCCCGCTACGGAAAGACATATCTCTACGACGGCGGTACCGGCGAACGCTTCGACCAGCCCGCTACCGTAGGCATCATCTACATGCTCAAACTCGGCCACATGGTCGAAGACAAGATGCACGCACGTAGCATCGGCCCGTACTCGCTCATCACCCAGCAGCCCCTCGGTGGTAAGGCCCAGTTCGGCGGACAGCGTTTCGGTGAGATGGAGGTGTGGGCGCTCGAGGCATTCGGCGCATCCCACATCCTGCAGGAAATCCTGACCATCAAGTCGGACGACGTAAACGGACGCTCCAAAGCCTACGAGTCAATCGTCAAAGGCGATCCCATGCCTACACCCGGCATCCCCGAGTCGCTCAACGTTCTTCTCCACGAATTGCGCGGCCTCGGTCTGAGCATCAACTTAGAGCAGTAA
- the rplL gene encoding 50S ribosomal protein L7/L12 yields MADLKAFAEQLVNLSVKEVNELAQILKEEYGIEPAAAAVAVAAPAAGGAAAAEEKTSFDVVLKSAGASKLAVVKLVKELTGLGLKEAKELVDGAPGVVKEGLSKADAEGLKKQLEEAGAEVELK; encoded by the coding sequence ATGGCAGATTTAAAAGCTTTTGCAGAACAATTAGTTAACCTCTCAGTAAAAGAAGTAAACGAACTTGCTCAGATTCTCAAGGAAGAGTATGGCATCGAACCCGCAGCTGCTGCTGTTGCCGTTGCCGCTCCCGCTGCCGGTGGTGCTGCTGCCGCTGAGGAGAAGACCTCTTTCGACGTAGTACTCAAGAGCGCTGGTGCCAGCAAGCTCGCCGTTGTTAAGCTCGTTAAGGAGCTCACAGGTCTCGGCCTCAAGGAAGCTAAAGAACTCGTTGACGGCGCTCCCGGCGTTGTTAAGGAAGGTCTCTCTAAGGCTGACGCCGAGGGTCTCAAGAAGCAGCTCGAAGAGGCTGGCGCTGAAGTTGAACTTAAATAA
- the rplJ gene encoding 50S ribosomal protein L10 encodes MKKEDKAIIIEKIADTIKQYSCFYLVETAGLNAEKTSDLRRACNKADIKLLVVKNTLLHKALESLDQDYSEIYPALKEATSIMFSNVGNAPAKLIKDVLKKDKDAKLPLLKAAYVEETVYLGADQLDTLAAIKSKNELIADVVALLQSPAKNVVSALTSGGTKLHGILETLSNKE; translated from the coding sequence ATGAAGAAGGAAGATAAAGCAATTATTATAGAAAAGATTGCAGACACCATCAAACAGTACAGCTGCTTCTATCTGGTAGAGACCGCCGGTCTCAACGCAGAAAAGACTTCTGACCTGCGCCGTGCCTGCAACAAGGCCGACATCAAGCTCCTTGTTGTCAAGAATACTCTTCTCCACAAGGCTCTCGAGTCGCTCGACCAGGACTATTCTGAAATCTACCCCGCTCTCAAGGAAGCTACATCCATCATGTTCTCTAATGTTGGCAATGCTCCCGCGAAGCTCATCAAAGATGTCCTCAAGAAAGATAAAGACGCCAAGCTCCCCTTGCTTAAGGCTGCCTATGTAGAGGAAACCGTCTACCTTGGCGCTGATCAGCTTGACACGCTGGCTGCAATCAAGAGCAAGAACGAACTCATCGCCGATGTTGTCGCTCTGCTCCAGTCTCCGGCCAAGAATGTGGTATCCGCTCTTACTTCGGGTGGCACCAAGCTCCACGGCATCCTTGAAACTCTCTCCAACAAAGAATAA